One Setaria italica strain Yugu1 chromosome I, Setaria_italica_v2.0, whole genome shotgun sequence DNA window includes the following coding sequences:
- the LOC101767773 gene encoding antifreeze protein Maxi-like, whose translation MASSSVKRGHCGSSRDVHRKIDPCHTLGTGLGKTRVEAALAAPDTAVPDAAVEVGTATPEGVGLTDGPSACVSAPIKVAAATADANARPDPSVGATAPVADAGASVPMATTPFIAATKVGVPTPIVASGAGTSASTAAAASAAAPGADVPASVAAAAFVAAAVGGVPASSAAAVPVVATGADSPSSVATAIPVMAAGATAPISATAVGAACSSSASSSLR comes from the coding sequence ATGGCGTCATCCAGCGTGAAGAGGGGTCACTGCGGGTCATCGCGAGACGTCCACCGCAAGATAGACCCATGTCACACCTTAGGAACGGGATTGGGCAAGACAAGGGTGGAGGCCGCTCTGGCCGCCCCCGACACCGCCGTCCctgacgccgccgtcgaggtAGGCACCGCCACCCCGGAAGGTGTCGGCCTCACCGACGGCCCCAGCGCATGCGTTTCCGCCCCCATCAAGGttgccgcggccaccgccgacGCCAACGCGCGTCCCGACCCGTCCGTCGGCGCCACCGCCCCCGTCGCAGATGCCGGAGCAAGTGTTCCCATGGCCACCACGCCCTTCATCGCGGCAACCAAGGTAGGTGTCCCCACCCCCATCGTGGCTTCTGGAGCAGGCACCTCTGCCTCcaccgctgctgccgcctcTGCCGCGGCTCCTGGGGCAGAtgtccccgcctccgtcgccgccgctgccttcgTTGCAGCCGCTGTGGGGGGtgtccccgcctcctccgccgcagccGTCCCCGTTGTGGCTACGGGGGCAGACTCTCCCTCCTCCGTTGCCACCGCCATCCCCGTCATGGCCGCTGGGGCAACCGCCCCCATCTCCGCCACTGCCGTCGGAGCCGcatgctcctcctccgcctcgtcgtcgttGAGGTAA